The Vitis vinifera cultivar Pinot Noir 40024 chromosome 8, ASM3070453v1 genome segment CGAATCTTATGTTAACATGTTGATATGCTTCTCCAGATTCAGCAGCCACAGCTGCCATTTTAACTGCCTTATGGCACAAGATTTTAAAATTGTCTGCTGCAGCCAACATAGGGTCTTCTTCTATGATAGACCCATGACCATCTCTTACACTTCCAACCCTTGCATCTTTTGTCCACCTATTTAACATGTATTGTGTTGGAACTACCTTAATGTTCCTTTGGTCAAGCACTTTTAAAGCATGGCTGCACAAAACTCCatcaaattcaaacttcatACAACTGCAGACTACTGTATCATTTGATGGATTAAATGTAACTTTATGCTCTCGAGAATGTTCATATATGTTTACCTTGTACTCAAATAAAGATCCACTTGAACCACACTCATTAACAACCAGATTCAGACACTTCTCATATTCTCGTTGAAACACTTCAAAGACTTCTGGTGTATAAACATCCCTCGCATGCTTTAACAATATCACATTCCCCAACAATGATGGCAACTGTTCAAATATGTCATAACTAGCTTCTAATTCTTTGCAACGTAGATCAGACACCATCCTTTCGAAATGCTCAAAAGTTTGCAATATATCTAGGTCAGGGTTTAAGTGATCCATCAAGTTTCTATTAAAACTGTTAATTAACTCTGAGTTTTTTAGATCTGCGTAAAAAGTATGCCTTCCATAGGCAATAGCCCATTTCTCTCTTTCATCAAATATCCCCTTCAACCACTTATTTTTCCGAAGATTGTGTGTATCCAACATTACCTTCCACGCCTGAATGAAGTCCTCTTTATCTTCATGATCATAAATGCAGCTGCTAAAATCTCTGGAAAAAGAGCCTGGGCCATCAAACGCATGGCTTAGATGTAAAAGAGCATTGTGGTATATATTCCAGATACATATACGATGATTTGTTTCTGGCATCACCAAATTGATCGCTTCACTAATTGCTGCATGTTGATCTGTGAGAATTGTCTTTGGCTTCTGTCCAGACATTGCTGTCATAAATGTTTGAAATAGTACCTCAAAAGATCCAATAGTATCATCATATAAAAGTGCAGCACCAAATATAACTACTTGCTTGTGATGATTCACACCAACAAATGGCACTAATGGTTGGCAATCTTTGTTAGTTCTGAAAGTTGTATCGAAGCAAACCACATCACCAAACTGGCCATAGTCCACAATCATCTGTTTATCAGCCCAAAATATGTTGGTTATATAATCATCAATATCATGTTGCACTTCATAAAAGAATGACGGATCTTCCAATTGCCGCTTCTGTAGACAATCCAACAAAATTATTTCCTCTCCTTCCTTCATTTCTCTTCTCCTCCTAGAATGCAAATGGTTGTTATAGTCAAAGGCTGATTCTGAGTGTCTCCTAAAACTATCCTCTGAGTCAACACCAGCAGCTTGAGCATCAGTTAATCTCCCTTCTGGTGGTACACTGCAGGCTTCATCTGGGGCCCTAACTTCATGATTGTGTTTAGCTTCAAAATGGATGACAGCATATTTACCATTGGATTGGCGAGAAACGACCATTTGTGCCAAGCAACCGGTTTTCCTTTCCTTCCTACGTTTCCTCGCATTAGCACCATATTTGTCATTCTGTACAAAACTTTCTTTAGAGCAAGGAAACCTTCTTGCTAGCACTTCACCATTCATCTCACTCTTGTCTAAATGATTATTCCTAACAGTAAACCCTGTCAATCTAGCATAATTACTGTAAAATTCATATGCTTGATCATCAGATTCAAACTCCATTCCAATTTTTGGTACCATATCCATGCCAGCTTCTTCTTCTAAAGAAATATTAGGTTGTGCATTATCAACAGAGGGAATTACTATGTCAAATTCCAAGACTTGTGAACTAAGAGGTTTTACCTCCATATCATCTTCAGCCAGAGTACTGCTTGTTCCAATATCAGTTCCATCCATCCACCTTCAGCAAagagtcaaaaaaaaaaaaaaacagcattTAGGAAAAAGCAGCATTGATGTCTAGCACAAAATCTTAGGCAGGTgcatattagaaaaaaaatcaaaatgaataaaaattcttataacaGTGGTAgttctttaaaacatgcaatcTGTTGCTGCTCCTATAATTGATTAATTCCCTACACTTACCCTCTGTTTGGTCGGTTGATGTGAAAATGAACGAGAAAAAGGAGGATCTCACAACAAAATCATTAGAGCTCTTGTGATTTCTGACATTCCTTTTTCAAGAAAAAgacatgtctttttttttatttattaaaatcttaACATTTATACCACACTGCATTTTTATCATCTTATGAAATAACCAGAAAATCACCATAGAAAAAGACATGAAAGCTACGGCTCTAATAAGCAATTGCCATAGCTTgtatgattttgaattttctttcatcacAACCAAACAGAACGGAGAATTTTGAATGCTGTTTCACAAAAAGCATcaacaaaaggaagaaaataatcTTCATTCAACTAAGCCAAAATGATATCACTGTTTCcaacattttctcagcaaccaaagaCACAGAAGAAAACACAAATTCCAGGGAGAACCCTAATTGTCCAATTGATTTCAAGAGGGGGGGGGGAGGGGAAGTAGGAGCGCTTCGACTCCTAAAAGCGAGCTATTGCTATAAAATTGGCTGTAAGCTAGGATTTCTAGTTTTCTTCCAGTTTCAGCTCAACCAGAAGTAACCGATAATTTTCATCTCTATCACATAATAcatcaataaaataaacaacTACCTGTAAGCAATGGAAAAATGCAATCACAGTTTCCAatattttctcggcaaccaagcGCAACCACATAACAAACCACAAATCCCTCGGAGAACCCTAGCGGTCCTCGGGATTCCATAGGACAAGACAGGAGAGCTTCGTCTCCGACAAGCGATTGCCATAAAATTGGCAGTGTGATGCACCATTTCaagttttctctcattttccttttcttttctttcactttttccgCAACCAAACAGAACAGAGAAATTCGACTGGCGTTTCAGAAAATCTATCAAGAAATGATTGGAAAAAGAACAAagcaagtaaaataaaaaaggaaaatattagaGGGGGAATACCCTGAAAGCGTGGGTGTGCCGTGCGCTCCCGCTTGAAATTAAAGTGTTTTTTGGGAGGCAAAGGATCTTCTCCGCTGCAAATCCCACGAGTTCATCCGGTAACCTAAGGCTGGGGATTCTGTATGAAGCAGGGGTGACACTGTCATTTCGTTCACAATATGAAGCTTTCTTAAATTACAAAATTGCCCATCCTCTTATACCTTCTCGACGGAAATATCCCTTGCTTATGTAAATCATCCTCTACTTTTTACACATCTTTGCTTTAAACTTCATTTTGCAACCAATCTCCTCTTAAATTATAACTAGATGTGAAATAGACTTGAGAGGATTCCGCGAGccaattttgataattatttctAATGTTGGAGTTAGATTTggattaatttaatatttttataatatttgtaatttatattatctaatataataattttacttttaaaaaaaataaaaaatatcatattataattatatggcatacttttaaaaaatatatttttatttattattattattttataatttgatatcatttattattaaatttggatataaatgtattattataattggATTTTCAATGTACCAAcctgaatttaatttttgatgatttattttggattaatttttatttaaaattaattttactcGCATCCCTCAATAACGTACAAACCTTCTTATCTTTACGCTCTGATTTTAAAAGGCTCAAATTAATTGACGAAATGAATcgcaaaaaaattaataaaagttttagaccaaaaaatagaatatgtgaAAAAATACAGAAGTTTCGAAACAAGGTAGAATAGAATGTTAATAtggatgaataaaataaaatttatataatataaattttatgacAATATTAAGAAGAAAGTGAAAACTAAAATgctaatttcaaatatatagtCCTAGTCGGCTTGGCCATGCTCTTAGTGGGCCGATGCACTTGAACCACCGGGCCCAATTTATTCATCCCTGTTGGGCTTCGTGCCCAACACCAATGTATAACGACCCAATCGTCCTTACGTATACACAGTTATAGTCATACATCgctctttcccttcttttccttgGGTGTTCACCAAATTTAACAGAATCGCTTCTGATAAGGTATGTGATAAAATAATCCCAATTAAATACGGATTATTCGAAATAAATTTTGGTGTGGATGCCATAcaccattatttatttatttatttttaatcatggaTACACCCACATAATATGTTATGATATGTCCCtcatcatttaaaataatttagatttaattgacaaaataaaaacaatatttttattcgcCCAAAAAACTACATACACCGAACAGAAAAGCATTTTTTCAAGTGTAGTTGCCTCCGGTGCCATACCCAGTCTTGGCTCCCCCACCTTCGACGCGAGGATTCTGAGCCAACGCTCCCCCAGTCCCCGGATTTATCCCAATTGGCCTGCCTGGGACCCCGGTCGCGGCAGAGTAGGTGGTGCCGGCAGGAACTGCTGCTTGGCCTGGCCCAGCCGTGTAGTGGGCCTCACCGCCCACCGCTGCGGCCTGCCTCCCGGCGGCGTTGTTCTCGTAGGCCTCCTGCTTCTTGATCTCCGCGTCCGCTTTCTTCTCCTCTTTTTTCTGGGTCGCAATTTGCTTCTCCATCTCACCATGA includes the following:
- the LOC100243567 gene encoding protein FAR1-RELATED SEQUENCE 12 isoform X2 — translated: MDGTDIGTSSTLAEDDMEVKPLSSQVLEFDIVIPSVDNAQPNISLEEEAGMDMVPKIGMEFESDDQAYEFYSNYARLTGFTVRNNHLDKSEMNGEVLARRFPCSKESFVQNDKYGANARKRRKERKTGCLAQMVVSRQSNGKYAVIHFEAKHNHEVRAPDEACSVPPEGRLTDAQAAGVDSEDSFRRHSESAFDYNNHLHSRRRREMKEGEEIILLDCLQKRQLEDPSFFYEVQHDIDDYITNIFWADKQMIVDYGQFGDVVCFDTTFRTNKDCQPLVPFVGVNHHKQVVIFGAALLYDDTIGSFEVLFQTFMTAMSGQKPKTILTDQHAAISEAINLVMPETNHRICIWNIYHNALLHLSHAFDGPGSFSRDFSSCIYDHEDKEDFIQAWKVMLDTHNLRKNKWLKGIFDEREKWAIAYGRHTFYADLKNSELINSFNRNLMDHLNPDLDILQTFEHFERMVSDLRCKELEASYDIFEQLPSLLGNVILLKHARDVYTPEVFEVFQREYEKCLNLVVNECGSSGSLFEYKVNIYEHSREHKVTFNPSNDTVVCSCMKFEFDGVLCSHALKVLDQRNIKVVPTQYMLNRWTKDARVGSVRDGHGSIIEEDPMLAAADNFKILCHKAVKMAAVAAESGEAYQHVNIRFDEIMQGLEKISKIKALMDIQDVSCLAIEKLRVLENKMLTTCKSAVASTSGLKVQLVMFTNSHIWVHYSFSTPNIDKYKL
- the LOC100267524 gene encoding 11 kDa late embryogenesis abundant protein, with protein sequence MESVKEKAANVAASAKAGMEKTKATVQEKVEKLTAHGEMEKQIATQKKEEKKADAEIKKQEAYENNAAGRQAAAVGGEAHYTAGPGQAAVPAGTTYSAATGVPGRPIGINPGTGGALAQNPRVEGGGAKTGYGTGGNYT
- the LOC100243567 gene encoding protein FAR1-RELATED SEQUENCE 12 isoform X3 encodes the protein MDGTDIGTSSTLAEDDMEVKPLSSQVLEFDIVIPSVDNAQPNISLEEEAGMDMVPKIGMEFESDDQAYEFYSNYARLTGFTVRNNHLDKSEMNGEVLARRFPCSKESFVQNDKYGANARKRRKERKTGCLAQMVVSRQSNGKYAVIHFEAKHNHEVRAPDEACSVPPEGRLTDAQAAGVDSEDSFRRHSESAFDYNNHLHSRRRREMKEGEEIILLDCLQKRQLEDPSFFYEVQHDIDDYITNIFWADKQMIVDYGQFGDVVCFDTTFRTNKDCQPLVPFVGVNHHKQVVIFGAALLYDDTIGSFEVLFQTFMTAMSGQKPKTILTDQHAAISEAINLVMPETNHRICIWNIYHNALLHLSHAFDGPGSFSRDFSSCIYDHEDKEDFIQAWKVMLDTHNLRKNKWLKGIFDEREKWAIAYGRHTFYADLKNSELINSFNRNLMDHLNPDLDILQTFEHFERMVSDLRCKELEASYDIFEQLPSLLGNVILLKHARDVYTPEVFEVFQREYEKCLNLVVNECGSSGSLFEYKVNIYEHSREHKVTFNPSNDTVVCSCMKFEFDGVLCSHALKVLDQRNIKVVPTQYMLNRWTKDARVGSVRDGHGSIIEEDPMLAAADNFKILCHKAVKMAAVAAESGEAYQHVNIRFDEIMQGLEKISKIKALMDIQWRNDMSYGPRGLVGCGGLLLALPPSRVGKGSRELWSI
- the LOC100243567 gene encoding protein FAR1-RELATED SEQUENCE 12 isoform X1, producing the protein MDGTDIGTSSTLAEDDMEVKPLSSQVLEFDIVIPSVDNAQPNISLEEEAGMDMVPKIGMEFESDDQAYEFYSNYARLTGFTVRNNHLDKSEMNGEVLARRFPCSKESFVQNDKYGANARKRRKERKTGCLAQMVVSRQSNGKYAVIHFEAKHNHEVRAPDEACSVPPEGRLTDAQAAGVDSEDSFRRHSESAFDYNNHLHSRRRREMKEGEEIILLDCLQKRQLEDPSFFYEVQHDIDDYITNIFWADKQMIVDYGQFGDVVCFDTTFRTNKDCQPLVPFVGVNHHKQVVIFGAALLYDDTIGSFEVLFQTFMTAMSGQKPKTILTDQHAAISEAINLVMPETNHRICIWNIYHNALLHLSHAFDGPGSFSRDFSSCIYDHEDKEDFIQAWKVMLDTHNLRKNKWLKGIFDEREKWAIAYGRHTFYADLKNSELINSFNRNLMDHLNPDLDILQTFEHFERMVSDLRCKELEASYDIFEQLPSLLGNVILLKHARDVYTPEVFEVFQREYEKCLNLVVNECGSSGSLFEYKVNIYEHSREHKVTFNPSNDTVVCSCMKFEFDGVLCSHALKVLDQRNIKVVPTQYMLNRWTKDARVGSVRDGHGSIIEEDPMLAAADNFKILCHKAVKMAAVAAESGEAYQHVNIRFDEIMQGLEKISKIKALMDIQVAENSGRFDGDGDVYFRDEPAFPGGSSMSTSDFISTGFTTSPDYLMLQHGAMAPRAQGPSAMLVGFGIRRNT